The Sorangiineae bacterium MSr11367 genome window below encodes:
- a CDS encoding tetratricopeptide repeat protein, translated as MTNQSFSRKRFRRSHVFAAGTAGLLMAVLSVSSFAQTAAPGRQPAGGAAKDGGAPPPNSPSSPPTPGFQAGASASAGDAGVNAAATGDAGALRGLLATPDGGVSQVPTLAPPITRKTVPPPPPPSPAQVQALGELKTEADIYEQGAKEYRDTVTTIIKLHYETKKRTILSGLDREIATEKEELRKARDTAILRLEEFIAKYSGPRAHPEATPDAMYRLAALYEERARSDEAKDDLSVGLKPAIGLYKRVIVEFPKYRELAGIYYFLGHAYNDSSRTEEAQQVWRSLVCHNKFAYPTPPDPKNPEADSIVQLPQDNTEEYWRAWRSRHQDYKSAKVNKPENRYVDPYPNSCEPIPQPGLRPGEDPKYVAEVWWQIGNWEFDNLDMRGGVVREEIAAVWDYNRAASAYQHSMQFKKPPLYGVALYKYAWTLFKQQRYESATKEFVHLLLYTDEQQKLTGDPGADFRSEAYTYIAGSLTNLDFKGPEPEEPFIQRPDIVDTEPKPEVAEAKLHIAVDRVRDPQLIPQDKPWTIEIYKALAQEFRSLNQFNNAIEVYESILKKWPMDPTAPDVQNAIAETYDQMNMTKRPNTPEHDAIAAKALEARTKLANYIGNTPWVDANKENPAAIQNAERLVKGGLRQAAAQHTNNGKQLLVAASETGDPKQQLELLGRAQAEYKLAALGWYGFVKQDENAPDAYESRYWLADARHKELRIAVLLHKLQPQRSPEPTQDQIEGAKIAAIDVRDSNEDDKYLSNAAFFVVEESDVYRDLEYQRFDDSKGTIGFAKRTEVRFDNDGPDKKVQRDPVPPSVLASIQARDEYVQRVPPSLDAEKRSLEYQFYAADMYFVYGQFDQARPRYEQMYKTECGKSEYGYKAWEKLITMSNLERDVDRSRQLAEAEKAHSCAVTEENKASAGILVNPTLQEAAYIDARKKFKQAKDAPPGPEKQKLWREAAGMYEAALSAAPGRDEAPEAAMNAAYAYKQVGEFNKAIELYNKFIAEYGSEARLDALQKGDPKAKVAPNPKQYQERLQYLGTAYDELGTTYYGFFNYQKAAETYEKVAGNPRFDEKKRKEAAKNAMILYANMGQRDKMRAEYTTFTKLNPTAEEKANADFLVADYDHKQWNPSGPDTGANRQTRLAAQQSLAAFYNTNKGKRDASRYVLQAAYFHAKMQKTADDKGYRTWFKNTIQSWETFRNAGFATKDGKPEALTPPFADYPAEAEYTLAEDEIKAKYDTDRHKYTGATEDVIGAVDPKTGRVIKTGKYQSNAKAAETYDQQLQHVVSTYPSLEWVPAAQARQGAIYDTLRSGLYNATSPPLKLFTPQQEAMLKKLEASGRDNLIEQADEIRSTVKEGWRTKRDKELAAADEVMVRRYASAVALARQYNVRNPAVTHAIERLAYFTDILGDAKMREYVTKTKDPNDPSKTRNLDYKDGQYVQSRPGITSVPAPSGAASPLPVAP; from the coding sequence TCAGGCCGGAGCATCGGCTAGCGCAGGCGATGCCGGTGTCAACGCGGCGGCGACCGGCGATGCCGGTGCACTTCGCGGCTTGCTTGCGACCCCCGACGGCGGCGTTTCCCAGGTACCCACCTTGGCGCCGCCGATCACGCGCAAGACCGTCCCGCCGCCCCCGCCGCCTTCGCCCGCGCAGGTGCAGGCCCTCGGTGAGCTGAAGACCGAGGCCGACATCTACGAGCAGGGCGCGAAGGAGTACCGCGACACCGTCACCACGATCATCAAGCTCCACTACGAGACGAAGAAGCGCACGATCCTCTCCGGCCTCGATCGCGAAATTGCGACCGAGAAAGAGGAACTGCGCAAGGCGCGCGACACCGCCATTTTGCGCCTCGAGGAGTTCATCGCGAAGTACTCCGGCCCGCGCGCCCATCCCGAGGCGACGCCCGACGCCATGTACCGCCTCGCGGCCCTCTACGAGGAGCGTGCGCGCTCGGACGAGGCGAAGGACGACCTCTCCGTCGGTCTCAAGCCGGCCATCGGCCTGTACAAGCGCGTCATCGTCGAGTTCCCGAAGTACCGCGAGCTGGCGGGCATCTACTACTTCCTCGGCCACGCCTACAACGACTCGAGCCGCACCGAAGAAGCGCAGCAGGTGTGGCGCTCGCTCGTCTGCCACAACAAATTCGCGTACCCGACGCCGCCCGATCCGAAGAACCCCGAGGCCGACAGCATCGTGCAGCTGCCTCAGGACAACACGGAAGAGTATTGGCGCGCCTGGCGTTCGCGGCATCAGGACTACAAGAGCGCGAAGGTCAACAAGCCGGAAAACCGCTACGTCGACCCGTACCCGAACTCCTGCGAGCCGATCCCCCAACCGGGCCTGCGCCCGGGTGAAGATCCCAAGTACGTGGCCGAGGTCTGGTGGCAGATCGGCAACTGGGAGTTCGACAACCTCGACATGCGCGGCGGCGTCGTGCGCGAAGAGATCGCGGCGGTGTGGGACTACAACCGCGCGGCGAGTGCCTACCAGCACTCCATGCAGTTCAAGAAGCCGCCGCTCTACGGCGTCGCGCTCTACAAGTACGCGTGGACGCTCTTCAAGCAGCAGCGCTACGAGTCGGCGACCAAAGAGTTCGTCCACCTCCTGCTCTACACCGACGAGCAACAGAAGCTCACCGGCGATCCCGGCGCGGACTTCCGAAGCGAGGCGTACACGTACATCGCCGGCTCGCTGACGAACCTCGACTTCAAGGGCCCCGAGCCCGAGGAGCCGTTCATCCAGCGGCCCGACATCGTCGACACCGAGCCGAAGCCCGAGGTGGCCGAGGCCAAGCTTCACATTGCGGTCGATCGGGTTCGGGATCCACAGCTCATTCCGCAAGACAAGCCGTGGACCATCGAGATCTACAAGGCGCTCGCGCAGGAGTTCCGTAGCCTCAACCAGTTCAACAACGCCATCGAGGTGTACGAGTCCATCCTCAAGAAGTGGCCGATGGACCCCACGGCGCCGGACGTGCAGAACGCCATCGCCGAGACGTACGACCAGATGAACATGACGAAGCGCCCGAACACGCCGGAGCACGACGCGATCGCGGCGAAGGCGCTCGAGGCGCGCACCAAGTTGGCGAACTACATCGGCAACACGCCGTGGGTCGACGCCAACAAGGAAAACCCGGCGGCGATTCAAAACGCCGAGCGCCTCGTCAAAGGCGGTCTGCGCCAGGCGGCCGCGCAGCACACGAACAACGGCAAGCAGCTCCTCGTCGCGGCCAGCGAAACGGGCGATCCGAAGCAGCAGCTCGAGCTCCTCGGCCGCGCGCAGGCGGAGTACAAGCTCGCAGCGCTGGGATGGTACGGCTTCGTGAAGCAGGACGAGAACGCACCGGACGCGTACGAGAGCCGGTACTGGCTGGCGGACGCGCGGCACAAGGAGCTTCGCATCGCGGTGCTCTTGCACAAGCTGCAGCCGCAAAGGTCGCCGGAGCCGACGCAGGATCAGATCGAGGGCGCGAAGATCGCGGCCATCGACGTGCGCGACTCGAACGAGGACGACAAGTACCTCTCCAACGCGGCGTTCTTCGTCGTCGAGGAGAGCGACGTGTACCGCGACCTCGAGTACCAGCGCTTCGACGACTCCAAGGGCACCATCGGCTTCGCCAAGCGCACCGAGGTTCGGTTCGACAACGACGGGCCGGACAAGAAGGTGCAGCGCGATCCGGTTCCGCCGAGCGTGCTCGCGAGCATCCAAGCCCGCGACGAGTACGTGCAGCGCGTGCCTCCGTCGCTCGACGCGGAGAAGCGCTCGCTCGAGTACCAGTTCTACGCGGCCGACATGTACTTCGTGTACGGCCAATTCGACCAAGCCCGCCCGCGCTACGAGCAGATGTACAAGACGGAGTGCGGCAAGTCGGAATACGGCTACAAGGCTTGGGAAAAGCTCATCACGATGAGCAACCTCGAGCGCGATGTCGATCGCTCGCGCCAATTGGCCGAGGCGGAAAAGGCGCATTCGTGCGCGGTGACCGAGGAGAACAAGGCTTCGGCCGGCATCCTGGTCAACCCGACCTTGCAAGAGGCCGCGTACATCGACGCGCGCAAGAAGTTCAAGCAGGCGAAGGACGCACCGCCCGGGCCGGAGAAGCAGAAGCTCTGGCGCGAGGCCGCCGGCATGTACGAAGCCGCACTCTCGGCCGCCCCCGGCCGCGACGAGGCACCGGAGGCCGCGATGAACGCCGCCTACGCGTACAAGCAGGTCGGTGAGTTCAACAAGGCCATCGAGCTTTACAACAAATTCATCGCCGAATACGGCAGCGAAGCGCGCTTGGATGCCCTGCAGAAGGGGGATCCGAAGGCGAAGGTCGCGCCGAATCCGAAGCAGTACCAGGAGCGCCTGCAGTACTTGGGCACGGCGTACGACGAACTCGGGACCACGTACTACGGCTTCTTCAACTACCAGAAGGCCGCCGAGACGTACGAGAAGGTCGCCGGCAACCCGCGCTTCGACGAGAAGAAGCGCAAGGAAGCCGCCAAGAACGCGATGATCCTGTACGCGAACATGGGTCAGCGCGACAAGATGCGTGCAGAGTACACCACCTTCACCAAGCTGAATCCGACCGCCGAAGAGAAGGCGAATGCGGACTTCCTGGTGGCGGACTACGACCACAAGCAGTGGAACCCGTCCGGCCCCGACACGGGCGCGAATCGGCAGACGCGCCTCGCGGCGCAGCAGTCCCTCGCGGCGTTCTACAACACCAACAAGGGCAAGCGGGACGCCTCGCGCTACGTGCTCCAGGCTGCGTACTTCCACGCGAAGATGCAGAAGACCGCCGACGACAAGGGCTACCGCACCTGGTTCAAGAACACGATCCAGTCGTGGGAGACCTTCCGCAACGCGGGATTCGCCACCAAGGACGGCAAGCCGGAGGCGCTCACGCCGCCGTTCGCGGACTACCCCGCGGAGGCCGAGTACACCTTGGCGGAGGACGAGATCAAGGCCAAGTACGACACCGATCGCCACAAGTACACGGGGGCGACGGAGGACGTCATCGGCGCGGTGGATCCGAAGACGGGCCGGGTCATCAAGACCGGCAAGTACCAGTCGAACGCGAAGGCGGCCGAGACCTACGATCAGCAGCTGCAGCACGTCGTCAGCACGTACCCGTCGCTCGAGTGGGTGCCGGCGGCGCAGGCTCGCCAGGGCGCCATCTACGACACGCTCCGCTCGGGCCTTTACAACGCGACCTCGCCGCCGCTCAAGCTGTTCACTCCGCAGCAGGAAGCGATGCTGAAGAAGCTCGAGGCGAGCGGTCGCGACAACCTGATCGAACAGGCGGACGAGATTCGCTCCACCGTCAAAGAAGGCTGGCGCACCAAGCGTGACAAGGAGCTTGCGGCCGCGGACGAAGTCATGGTCCGCCGCTACGCTTCCGCGGTGGCGTTGGCGCGGCAGTACAACGTACGCAACCCCGCGGTGACGCATGCGATCGAGCGGCTCGCGTACTTCACGGACATCCTCGGCGATGCGAAAATGCGCGAATACGTGACCAAGACCAAAGATCCGAACGACCCGTCGAAGACGCGCAATCTCGACTACAAAGACGGCCAGTACGTGCAATCGCGACCCGGCATCACGTCGGTCCCGGCGCCCTCGGGCGCGGCGTCGCCCCTCCCGGTGGCGCCATGA